One segment of Castanea sativa cultivar Marrone di Chiusa Pesio chromosome 3, ASM4071231v1 DNA contains the following:
- the LOC142628024 gene encoding RNA-binding motif protein 25 isoform X1, translating into MADSTTETLESNPPQPEPEAPNPQPDPQPQSSTPPSSSSASTPIAVNPNSNTPPPPPPAPAPLQPQLQPQPQPQQVSYVAPPPLPQVSGGGGVVMPPPPPPPSAPSFRPVPQFSPIPNYQNPGVQPPGVVPMMQMPPYQMQQQQQQQQQQHPGQPMRPYVPPPQMPMPNGYPGLPRYPSPYPAMVRPTFPMRLPGAIGVPPIVSRPPIPGVPGVVRPIISPVVRPAVVPTVTPAEKPQTTVYISKIASTVDNDFMLSLLKLCGPVKSWKRPQDPTDGTPKGFGFCEFESAEGVLRALRLLSKFNIDGQELVLNINQATKEYLERYVDKQTENSKKLKDAQAAAPEKEEESAVGVEKSEHLKADVENSNKEDNSSGSKEIHDFANFGIVTDEDKDTDREAVEKLTSMIEERLKTRPLPPPPPPITDGGSGNSNSDVPAKSRDGDSEMRNDAAEDKNDDETTSETKPTSEHDRPETSSPDRNRKYERSRERDRDRDLKREKDREIDRYERETERERVRKEREQRRKIEEAERKYEECLKEWEYRERDKEKQRQNEKDREKERERKRKKEIKYDEEDEDEDSKRWRRRTLEEKRKKRLREKEEDLADRRKEEEEIADAKRRAEEELQQKLQRDALKVSSNPVMNGVAKTVLVEPSSVEMKENPVEQGYEGDPAQELHIGDGVVRNGTSEESTMASVAVSDTRHTGNAPAKKLGFGLVGSGKRTAVPSVFHEEEDDDAHKDKKMRPLVPIDYSTEELEAVQPTAPGAPPSNLVAATEFAKRISNVNPKEDKFDAERERSRRSNDKSSQRDRDRGDEDVNRTRDENKEKSLDRDRDRGQGMDKLKTPDNTKLLSLKQLIDMIPRTKEELFSYEVNWAVYDKHELHERMRPWISKKITEFLGEEETTLVDYIVSSTQEHVKATQMLELLQSILDDEAEMFVLKMWRMLIYEIKRVEAGLISK; encoded by the exons ATGGCTGACTCTACTACTGAAACCCTAGAATCCAATCCTCCACAACCCGAACCCGAAGCCCCAAATCCCCAACCCGATCCACAACCTCAATCGTCAACACCTCCATCATCCTCGTCCGCATCTACGCCGATCGCCGTAAACCCTAATTCGAACACTccaccaccaccgccgccgGCGCCGGCGCCGCTACAGCCACAGTTACAGCCTCAGCCTCAGCCTCAGCAGGTGTCCTACGTGGCGCCACCGCCGTTGCCGCAGGTATCCGGCGGCGGAGGAGTTGTCAtgcctcctcctcctcctcctccatctGCGCCTTCGTTCCGGCCGGTGCCACAGTTCTCGCCTATACCGAATTACCAAAACCCTGGCGTTCAGCCTCCCGGTGTGGTTCCGATGATGCAGATGCCGCCGTATCAGAtgcaacagcagcagcagcagcagcaacagcagcaCCCGGGGCAGCCTATGAGGCCTTACGTGCCGCCGCCGCAGATGCCTATGCCGAATGGTTATCCCG GACTTCCTCGTTATCCATCTCCATACCCAGCTATGGTTCGACCTACATTCCCTATGCGCCTACCAGGAGCAATTGGTGTGCCTCCAATAGTGTCACGCCCTCCTATTCCAGGGGTTCCTGGAGTTGTTCGCCCCATTATATCCCCTGTTGTTAGGCCAGCTGTTGTTCCTACTGTTACTCCAGCTGAGAAACCACAAACCACAGTTTACATTAGTAAGATTGCATCAACAGTGGACAATGATTTTATGCTGTCTCTTCTTAAG CTATGTGGACCTGTCAAAAGTTGGAAACGTCCTCAAGATCCCACAGATGGGACTCCTAAAGGATTTGGGTTCTGTGAATTTGAGTCTGCTGAAGGGGTTCTTCGTGCATTGCGCCTACTTAGTAAATTCAATATTGATGGGCAAGAATTGGTG TTAAATATCAATCAAGCTACAAAAGAATATCTGGAACGGTATGTTGACAAACAAACTGAAAACTCGAAGAAACTTAAAGATGCACAAGCTGCAGCGCCTGAGAAAGAGGAGGAAAGTGCAGTAGGGGTTGAGAAGAGTGAACATCTGAAGGCTGATGTAGAGAACTCAAATAAAGAGGACAATAGTTCAGGGAGCAAGGAAATTCATGACTTTGCTAATTTTGGAATCGTGACTGACGAAGACAAGGACACTGACCGTGAGGCTGTGGAGAAGCTTACAAGCATGATAGAAGAAAGATTAAAGACCAGGCCTCTGCCTCCACCCCCTCCACCAATTACTGATGGTGGCTCTGGTAATTCAAACTCAGACGTCCCTGCTAAATCAAGGGATGGGGACTCAGAAATGAGAAATG ATGCAGCTGAAGATAAAAACGATGATGAGACAACTAGTGAAACCAAACCAACAAGTGAGCACGATAGGCCTGAAACAAGTTCACCTGATAGGAATAGAAAGTATGAGAGGAGTAGAGAAAGAGACCGAGATAGGGATCTGAAAAGGGAGAAGGACCGGGAGATTGACAGATATGAAAGGGAAACAGAGCGAGAGCGGGTTAGAAAAGAAAGGGAGCAAAGAAGAAAGATTGAGGAGGCTGAGCGTAAATATGAGGAGTGTCTTAAGGAGTGGGAGTATAGAGAAAGAGACAAAGAGAAACAGCGGCAGAATGAGAAGGACAGGGAAAAAGAGAGGGAACGCAAACGGAAGAAGGAGATAAAatatgatgaagaagatgaggatgaggattcGAAAAGGTGGCGGCGCCGTACattagaagaaaagagaaagaagaggcTACGGGAAAAGGAAGAGGACTTGGCTGACAGACgtaaagaagaggaagaaattgCTGACGCCAAGAGGAGAGCTGAGGAGGAATTGCAACAGAAGCTACAGAGGGATGCATTGAAGGTTTCATCCAATCCTGTAATGAACGGAGTTGCAAAAACTGTTTTGGTCGAGCCATCCAGTGTCGAAATGAAAGAAAACCCTGTGGAACAGGGTTATGAAGGTGATCCTGCTCAGGAGCTCCATATAG GTGATGGGGTTGTACGAAATGGTACTAGTGAAGAATCAACCATGGCATCAGTTGCTGTATCAGACACACGACATACTGGCAATGCCCCTGCAAAAAAGTTAGGGTTTGGCTTAGTTGGCTCTGGAAAACGAACTGCTGTCCCTTCTGTTTTCCATGAGGAGGAGGATGATGATGCACATAAGGATAAAAAGATGAGGCCCCTTGTCCCAATTGATTATTCGACTGAGGAACTGGAGGCTGTCCAACCCACTGCACCTGGGGCACCACCATCGAATTTGGTTGCAGCAACAGAATTTGCAAAGCGCATATCAAATGTTAATCCCAAAGAAGATAAGTTTGATGCAGAAAGGGAAAGAAGTAGACGTTCCAATGACAAGTCAAGCCAGCGGGATAGGGACCGGGGTGATGAGGATGTGAATCGCACCAGAGATGAGAATAAGGAGAAGAGTCTTGATCGGGACAGGGATCGTGGACAGGGGATGGATAAACTGAAGACACCAGATAACACAAAACTTTTGAGTTTAAAACAATTGATAGATATGATACCAAGGACAAAGGAGGAGTTATTTTCATATGAGGTTAATTGGGCCGTGTATGACAAG CATGAGCTGCATGAAAGAATGAGGCCGTGGATTTCAAAAAAGATAACAGAATTTTTAGGAGAGGAAGAAACCACACTGGTAGATTACATTGTATCCAGTACTCAAGAACATGTGAAGGCAACTCAAATGCTGGAACTACTACAATCAATTTTAGATGATGAAGCCGAAATGTTTGTGCTCAAAATGTGGAGGATGCTCATCTACGAAATCAAGAGAGTAGAAGCAGGCCTTATTTCaaagtga
- the LOC142628024 gene encoding RNA-binding motif protein 25 isoform X2, with protein MVIPVICSAGDSCHACAAISYMLLMCGLPRYPSPYPAMVRPTFPMRLPGAIGVPPIVSRPPIPGVPGVVRPIISPVVRPAVVPTVTPAEKPQTTVYISKIASTVDNDFMLSLLKLCGPVKSWKRPQDPTDGTPKGFGFCEFESAEGVLRALRLLSKFNIDGQELVLNINQATKEYLERYVDKQTENSKKLKDAQAAAPEKEEESAVGVEKSEHLKADVENSNKEDNSSGSKEIHDFANFGIVTDEDKDTDREAVEKLTSMIEERLKTRPLPPPPPPITDGGSGNSNSDVPAKSRDGDSEMRNDAAEDKNDDETTSETKPTSEHDRPETSSPDRNRKYERSRERDRDRDLKREKDREIDRYERETERERVRKEREQRRKIEEAERKYEECLKEWEYRERDKEKQRQNEKDREKERERKRKKEIKYDEEDEDEDSKRWRRRTLEEKRKKRLREKEEDLADRRKEEEEIADAKRRAEEELQQKLQRDALKVSSNPVMNGVAKTVLVEPSSVEMKENPVEQGYEGDPAQELHIGDGVVRNGTSEESTMASVAVSDTRHTGNAPAKKLGFGLVGSGKRTAVPSVFHEEEDDDAHKDKKMRPLVPIDYSTEELEAVQPTAPGAPPSNLVAATEFAKRISNVNPKEDKFDAERERSRRSNDKSSQRDRDRGDEDVNRTRDENKEKSLDRDRDRGQGMDKLKTPDNTKLLSLKQLIDMIPRTKEELFSYEVNWAVYDKHELHERMRPWISKKITEFLGEEETTLVDYIVSSTQEHVKATQMLELLQSILDDEAEMFVLKMWRMLIYEIKRVEAGLISK; from the exons ATGGTTATCCCG GTTATCTGTTCAGCTGGTGATAGTTGCCATGCCTGTGCTGCCATCTCTTATATGCTTTTGATGTGTG GACTTCCTCGTTATCCATCTCCATACCCAGCTATGGTTCGACCTACATTCCCTATGCGCCTACCAGGAGCAATTGGTGTGCCTCCAATAGTGTCACGCCCTCCTATTCCAGGGGTTCCTGGAGTTGTTCGCCCCATTATATCCCCTGTTGTTAGGCCAGCTGTTGTTCCTACTGTTACTCCAGCTGAGAAACCACAAACCACAGTTTACATTAGTAAGATTGCATCAACAGTGGACAATGATTTTATGCTGTCTCTTCTTAAG CTATGTGGACCTGTCAAAAGTTGGAAACGTCCTCAAGATCCCACAGATGGGACTCCTAAAGGATTTGGGTTCTGTGAATTTGAGTCTGCTGAAGGGGTTCTTCGTGCATTGCGCCTACTTAGTAAATTCAATATTGATGGGCAAGAATTGGTG TTAAATATCAATCAAGCTACAAAAGAATATCTGGAACGGTATGTTGACAAACAAACTGAAAACTCGAAGAAACTTAAAGATGCACAAGCTGCAGCGCCTGAGAAAGAGGAGGAAAGTGCAGTAGGGGTTGAGAAGAGTGAACATCTGAAGGCTGATGTAGAGAACTCAAATAAAGAGGACAATAGTTCAGGGAGCAAGGAAATTCATGACTTTGCTAATTTTGGAATCGTGACTGACGAAGACAAGGACACTGACCGTGAGGCTGTGGAGAAGCTTACAAGCATGATAGAAGAAAGATTAAAGACCAGGCCTCTGCCTCCACCCCCTCCACCAATTACTGATGGTGGCTCTGGTAATTCAAACTCAGACGTCCCTGCTAAATCAAGGGATGGGGACTCAGAAATGAGAAATG ATGCAGCTGAAGATAAAAACGATGATGAGACAACTAGTGAAACCAAACCAACAAGTGAGCACGATAGGCCTGAAACAAGTTCACCTGATAGGAATAGAAAGTATGAGAGGAGTAGAGAAAGAGACCGAGATAGGGATCTGAAAAGGGAGAAGGACCGGGAGATTGACAGATATGAAAGGGAAACAGAGCGAGAGCGGGTTAGAAAAGAAAGGGAGCAAAGAAGAAAGATTGAGGAGGCTGAGCGTAAATATGAGGAGTGTCTTAAGGAGTGGGAGTATAGAGAAAGAGACAAAGAGAAACAGCGGCAGAATGAGAAGGACAGGGAAAAAGAGAGGGAACGCAAACGGAAGAAGGAGATAAAatatgatgaagaagatgaggatgaggattcGAAAAGGTGGCGGCGCCGTACattagaagaaaagagaaagaagaggcTACGGGAAAAGGAAGAGGACTTGGCTGACAGACgtaaagaagaggaagaaattgCTGACGCCAAGAGGAGAGCTGAGGAGGAATTGCAACAGAAGCTACAGAGGGATGCATTGAAGGTTTCATCCAATCCTGTAATGAACGGAGTTGCAAAAACTGTTTTGGTCGAGCCATCCAGTGTCGAAATGAAAGAAAACCCTGTGGAACAGGGTTATGAAGGTGATCCTGCTCAGGAGCTCCATATAG GTGATGGGGTTGTACGAAATGGTACTAGTGAAGAATCAACCATGGCATCAGTTGCTGTATCAGACACACGACATACTGGCAATGCCCCTGCAAAAAAGTTAGGGTTTGGCTTAGTTGGCTCTGGAAAACGAACTGCTGTCCCTTCTGTTTTCCATGAGGAGGAGGATGATGATGCACATAAGGATAAAAAGATGAGGCCCCTTGTCCCAATTGATTATTCGACTGAGGAACTGGAGGCTGTCCAACCCACTGCACCTGGGGCACCACCATCGAATTTGGTTGCAGCAACAGAATTTGCAAAGCGCATATCAAATGTTAATCCCAAAGAAGATAAGTTTGATGCAGAAAGGGAAAGAAGTAGACGTTCCAATGACAAGTCAAGCCAGCGGGATAGGGACCGGGGTGATGAGGATGTGAATCGCACCAGAGATGAGAATAAGGAGAAGAGTCTTGATCGGGACAGGGATCGTGGACAGGGGATGGATAAACTGAAGACACCAGATAACACAAAACTTTTGAGTTTAAAACAATTGATAGATATGATACCAAGGACAAAGGAGGAGTTATTTTCATATGAGGTTAATTGGGCCGTGTATGACAAG CATGAGCTGCATGAAAGAATGAGGCCGTGGATTTCAAAAAAGATAACAGAATTTTTAGGAGAGGAAGAAACCACACTGGTAGATTACATTGTATCCAGTACTCAAGAACATGTGAAGGCAACTCAAATGCTGGAACTACTACAATCAATTTTAGATGATGAAGCCGAAATGTTTGTGCTCAAAATGTGGAGGATGCTCATCTACGAAATCAAGAGAGTAGAAGCAGGCCTTATTTCaaagtga